The Stigmatella aurantiaca DW4/3-1 genome contains the following window.
ACATCCGCGAGCCCAGCTACGAGACGCGGGTGGCCATCCTCCAGAAGAAGGCGGAGGCGGAAGGGTTGGGGCTGCCGGACGACGTGGCGCACTTCATCGCCAAACACATCCAGAAGAACGTGCGCGAGCTGGAGGGGGCGCTGGTGAAGCTGTCGGCCATCCACAGCCTGAGCCGGCTGCCGGTGACGGTGGAGTTCGCCGCCCAGGTGCTCAAGGACATCCTGCCCACACACCAGTCCGTGGACGTGGAGTCCATCCAGCGCGAGGTGGCCCGCTATTACAAGGTCACCGTGGAGGCGCTGCGCGAGGACCGGCGGCACAAGGCGCTGGCCCACGCGCGCCAGGTGGCCATGTACCTGAGCCGCAAGCTGACGAAGAGCTCGTTTCCGGAGATTGCCTCGCGGTTCAACAAGGACCACTCGACGGTCATCTCCGCGGTGCGCAAGGTCGAGGGGCTGCGGGAAACGGACGCCGGGCTCAAGCGCGAGCTGGACGAATTGGAAGCAAAGCTGGGCGGCCACTGACACGCGCGAGCGGTTAGCATGGCGGGATGAGCTCTCCCATGCGAGTGAAGATGGCCCCCCAGGGCCCCGAGGTGTCCCGGCTGGTCTATGGCGTCTGGCGGATGCAGGAGGACGCCCAGGGGACGGACCCCCAGCGGGTGCTCGGAAAGGTTCAGGCCTGCCTGGACCTGGGCATCACCACCTTCGACCACGCCGACATCTATGGCGGCTACCGGTGCGAGGAATTGTTTGGCGCCGCGCTCCGGACGAACCCCGGGCTGCGGCAGCGCCTGGAGCTGGTGACCAAGTGCGGCATCATGCTGACGCACCCGGCCCGGCCCCAGAACTGGATCAAACACTACGACTATTCGCGCCAGCACCTCATCGGCTCCGTGGAGCAGTCGCTGCGCAACCTCGCCACGGATTACATTGATGTGTTGCTCTTGCACCGGCCGAGCCCCTTGCTGGACCCGGCCGAGGCGGCCGAGGCCCTGCGCCTGCTGGTGGAGCAAGGCAAGGTGCGGCACGTGGGCGTCTCCAACTTCACCCCGGCCCAGTTCGACATGCTGGCCAGCTACCTGCCCACGCCGATCGTCACGAACCAGGTGGAACTCCACCCCTTGAGGCCGGAGCCCTTCCTGGATGGCACGCTGGACCACTGCCTGCGCCAGCGCATCCTGCCCATGGGCTGGTCCCCGCTGGCCGGCGGCCGGCTGATGACAGGACATGGGGAAGCCGAAGGCCGAACCCGCGAGGTTTTGCACGGACTGGGCCACAAGTACGGGGTGGCCCCCGAGACCATCGTCTACGCGTGGCTCTTGCGGCACCCGTCCCGCATCCTGCCCGTCCTCGGCACGAATCAACCGGAGCGCATCGCCTCGGCCGCGCGGGCGCTCTCGCTCTCGCTGGACACGCAGGACTGGTTCGCGGTGTGGCGCGCCGCCACGGGCACCGAGGTGCCCTGAGCACGCCGTCTTTCTTTCCCTTGAATTGAGAAACGGCCGGTGGGCGCTCGTGGGCCCCCGGCCGTTTCCGTTTTTCAGCCCCTCCCGGGGGCGTCCTGGTGCCCAAGCACGTCAGCGGTTGCCGTGCTTTGTCATTTCCCGGCCCCGCCCTCGCGCCAAACCCCCGGCAATCCCTTGCATGCAGGCCTTCCAGAAAGGTGGCCCGCTGCTTGCTTTGGCTCCCTGGCGTTGTCCTTCCCCACAACGCAGGAGTTTCCTCATGACGCCACGCCGTCAGCCGTCTGGCTTTACCCTCATCGAACTCATGATTGTCGTTGCCATCATTGGCATTCTGGCCGCCATCGCCATCCCCAGCTTCAATCGCTTCCAGGCCCGCGCACGCCAGTCCGAAGTCAACGTCAACCTCAAGAGCCTCTTCACCGGCATGCGCACCCAGCAGCGCATGCCCACCGAGCAGATCCGCGCCAGCGGCTTCTCCCCCGAGCGCGGCAACCGCTACAGCTATCACCTCGGAGACTGCAGCAGCTACGAGGTCCGGGACACCCTCGACGCCGTGTACAGCAACAGCGACAATTGCATCGGCGTGGACACCTTCAAGTTCCCCCATCTTCCCAACATCTTCACGCATGTGGAGACACCGGTTCAGTGGAACGCGAAGGGCTCTAACAACAGCATGGGCTCCTCGCCCGGAATCTATGGCACGGCCGGGAACTGGGACTTCCTGGCCTATGGCGCGGGCGACGTGGACAACAGCCCCACCCTCGATTACAGCGACAGCTGGTTCATCTCGTCCGCGGATGGCCTTGCCTCTCCTGTGTGCCCTGCCTCCGGGCTCCCCGAAGCGGTGTCCGCTGGAGAGCCCTTCAACGTCTCCAATGACGTCTCCTGCGACTGAGCCCCTTCCCGACCTCTGACTGATCCCCCCACCCATTCATCCCCCTGGAGTCCTCTCATGACGCCGCGCCGTCAGCCGTCTGGCTTTACCCTCATCGAACTCATGATTGTCGTTGCCATCATTGGCATTCTGGCCGCCATCGCCATTCCCAGCTTCAATCGCTTCCAGGCCCGCGCACGCCAGTCCGAAGTCAACGTCAACCTCAAGAGCCTCTTCACTGGCCTGCGCACCCAGCAGCGCCAGCCCCCCGAGCAGATCCATGCCAGCGGCTTCGCCCCCGAGCGCGGCAACCGCTACAGCTATCACCTCGGAGACTGCAGCATCTTCGAGGACCGCAGCGCCCTCGACGCCCAGTCTCACAACGAAGACTCCTGCGTCGGCGTGGACACCTTCAAGTACCCCCAGTTTCCCAACACCTTCAATGTCACCCAGACGCCGGGGCCCACCTGGGACACCCACAGCACCCAGAATGGCCTGACCGAGACACCGGGGCTCGTGGGCACGCGCGAGAACTGGGACTTCTTGGCCTACGGCGCCGGGGATGTGGATAACAGTCCCGACAACGAGCAGTTCGCCGACACCTGGCTCATCTCCTCCGCGGATGGAATGCTCAGCTCCGTCTGTCCCGCCAACACCTTGGAGACCGTGGCCGCGGGTGAGCCTTTCAACGTCGCCAACGACGTCAGCTGCGACTAATCCGCGACGCCTGAGCCGGCGGGGCCCGCCTCCTGGCCCCCCCGCGTGTGGCGCACGACACGCCCCCGAGGGCGTGGGTGAGTGCGCGGAAGAGGGTCCGTCGGCAGGCCGCTGGAGCGCCACGCCACGTCCCCATCAGGGCGGAGCCACGAGGCGCCTCCCACTCCCAGGCCGAAGTCCCTCCGGAATACCTCTGGCTCGAAGGACCGCACCTCCCCCCCTCGTTCGAAGCCGTCTTCGACAAGGGCCCGGACTGCGTGCTCGACGGCATCGCGGCGCGGCTCAGGCGTTGACGAAGGCGGCGAGCGACGCGCCCACGGCGTCGAGGGGGGCGATCTCGCGTCGGGCCCGGCACACGATCAGGACGCCTTCGAGCGCCGCCAGAATGAGCGCCGCGGCGCTGTGGGCCTTCTCCC
Protein-coding sequences here:
- a CDS encoding aldo/keto reductase — its product is MRVKMAPQGPEVSRLVYGVWRMQEDAQGTDPQRVLGKVQACLDLGITTFDHADIYGGYRCEELFGAALRTNPGLRQRLELVTKCGIMLTHPARPQNWIKHYDYSRQHLIGSVEQSLRNLATDYIDVLLLHRPSPLLDPAEAAEALRLLVEQGKVRHVGVSNFTPAQFDMLASYLPTPIVTNQVELHPLRPEPFLDGTLDHCLRQRILPMGWSPLAGGRLMTGHGEAEGRTREVLHGLGHKYGVAPETIVYAWLLRHPSRILPVLGTNQPERIASAARALSLSLDTQDWFAVWRAATGTEVP
- a CDS encoding prepilin-type N-terminal cleavage/methylation domain-containing protein encodes the protein MTPRRQPSGFTLIELMIVVAIIGILAAIAIPSFNRFQARARQSEVNVNLKSLFTGMRTQQRMPTEQIRASGFSPERGNRYSYHLGDCSSYEVRDTLDAVYSNSDNCIGVDTFKFPHLPNIFTHVETPVQWNAKGSNNSMGSSPGIYGTAGNWDFLAYGAGDVDNSPTLDYSDSWFISSADGLASPVCPASGLPEAVSAGEPFNVSNDVSCD
- a CDS encoding prepilin-type N-terminal cleavage/methylation domain-containing protein — protein: MTPRRQPSGFTLIELMIVVAIIGILAAIAIPSFNRFQARARQSEVNVNLKSLFTGLRTQQRQPPEQIHASGFAPERGNRYSYHLGDCSIFEDRSALDAQSHNEDSCVGVDTFKYPQFPNTFNVTQTPGPTWDTHSTQNGLTETPGLVGTRENWDFLAYGAGDVDNSPDNEQFADTWLISSADGMLSSVCPANTLETVAAGEPFNVANDVSCD